In one Aeromicrobium wangtongii genomic region, the following are encoded:
- a CDS encoding HAD family hydrolase — translation MDWNDYDAALFDLDGVITPTAEVHMRAWAQMFNDFLSARGVAEPYTDADYFTYVDGKPRYDGVRSFLASRDITLPEGDPSDPAGAETVAGLGNLKNDDFEQILQSEGVQPYPGSVQLVKELASRGTKMAIVSSSRNAAAVLDAAGMIDYFPVIVSGKEAGELGLPGKPAPDTFLEAARQLGVPKERAVVFEDALSGVAAGRAGDFGLVIGVDRGVGADKLTEHGADVVVDDLAELLEAGA, via the coding sequence GTGGACTGGAATGACTATGACGCTGCCCTGTTCGACCTCGATGGTGTCATCACGCCCACGGCCGAGGTGCACATGAGGGCCTGGGCCCAGATGTTCAACGACTTCCTGAGCGCCCGCGGTGTCGCAGAGCCCTACACGGACGCCGACTACTTCACGTACGTCGACGGCAAGCCGCGCTACGACGGTGTGCGCTCGTTCCTGGCCTCCCGCGACATCACGCTGCCCGAGGGCGACCCGTCCGATCCGGCCGGCGCCGAGACGGTCGCCGGTCTCGGCAACCTCAAGAACGACGACTTCGAGCAGATCCTGCAGTCCGAGGGTGTCCAGCCCTATCCGGGCTCCGTGCAGCTGGTCAAGGAGCTGGCTTCGCGCGGCACCAAGATGGCGATCGTGTCGAGCTCGCGCAATGCGGCAGCCGTGCTGGACGCTGCCGGAATGATCGACTACTTCCCGGTCATCGTCAGCGGCAAGGAGGCCGGCGAGCTCGGACTGCCCGGCAAGCCCGCCCCTGACACCTTCCTCGAGGCGGCCCGGCAACTGGGCGTCCCGAAGGAGCGCGCGGTCGTTTTCGAGGATGCCCTGTCGGGTGTCGCGGCTGGACGCGCCGGCGACTTCGGGCTGGTGATCGGGGTCGATCGCGGCGTCGGCGCTGACAAGTTGACCGAGCACGGAGCGGACGTCGTCGTCGACGATCTGGCCGAGCTGCTGGAGGCAGGCGCATGA
- a CDS encoding glycoside hydrolase family 65 protein encodes MAPLGHDFLDRTRYPIDEWALVEKHIDNDDLGTTETLFSVGNGYLGLRGNVEEGRDSFSHGTFVNGFHETWPIQHAEEAFGFARVGQTIVNAPDAKVIRLYVDDEPLLLPIADLLEYERRLDFRSGVMSRDILWRTPGGKRVRVRSRRMVSFTQRHLAVLTFEVTMLDDHAPVAISSQILNRQDGEDEYHVRSAAMGEGVDPRKAGQMRHRVLKPQSHWGNVADGRVALGYQCSESGMTIAVAADHHLETENNYSKRIQTDDDLAKMTYRIDAEPGKPIVLTKMVSYHTSRGVPSRELLDRCRRTLDRAHAEGLEKQFEDQRAWLDGFWARSDVEIPGQPDVQQATRWNLFQIAQASARAEGTGIAAKGVTGSGYGGHYFWDTEIYVLPFLTYTTPRAARNALRFRYTLLDAARQRAKQMAQQGALFPWRTINGEEASAYYAAGTAQYHIDADVSYALSQYLAATGDNDFLEREGIDILVETARMWVDLGFWRNEEDGTFHIHGVTGPDEYTTVVNDNLFTNVMARFNLRRAVSAVRTLAERDGAEYERVVKRLDLDASEVEDWERAAADMAIPYDEHLGVHPQDEHFLEREVWDLANTPLDKRPLLLNYHPLVIYRFQVLKQADVVLALFLQGEQFTAEEKRADFEYYDPITTGDSTLSAVVQSIMAAEVGYHDLALRYFRAALYVDLADRHHNTADGVHVASTGGVWSALVSGFGGFRDHGGVFSIDPRLPESWESLTYRLTLLGSRVRVTVFPDRVDMAIEQGDEATLHVRGEKVTVLAGEPVSVPLDGQGPRLEGEPAPVPGRRRADGTIIAAIVPGT; translated from the coding sequence ATCGCACCCCTGGGACATGACTTCCTCGACCGCACCCGGTACCCGATCGACGAGTGGGCGCTGGTCGAGAAGCACATCGACAACGACGACCTCGGCACGACCGAGACGTTGTTCTCGGTCGGCAACGGCTACCTCGGCCTGCGCGGCAACGTCGAGGAGGGTCGCGACTCGTTCTCCCACGGAACGTTCGTCAACGGCTTCCACGAGACCTGGCCGATCCAGCACGCCGAGGAGGCCTTCGGCTTCGCCCGCGTCGGCCAGACGATCGTCAACGCGCCCGACGCCAAGGTCATCCGCCTGTACGTCGACGACGAGCCGCTGCTGCTGCCCATCGCCGACCTGTTGGAGTACGAGCGCCGCCTCGACTTCCGCTCCGGTGTCATGTCGCGCGACATCTTGTGGCGCACACCCGGTGGCAAGCGCGTCCGCGTCCGCTCGCGGCGCATGGTCTCGTTCACGCAGCGCCACCTGGCGGTGCTGACGTTCGAGGTCACGATGCTCGATGATCACGCGCCGGTCGCGATCTCCTCGCAGATTCTGAACCGTCAGGACGGCGAGGACGAGTACCACGTCCGCTCCGCCGCGATGGGCGAAGGCGTCGACCCCCGCAAGGCCGGCCAGATGCGGCACCGCGTCCTCAAGCCGCAGAGCCACTGGGGCAATGTCGCCGACGGCCGGGTCGCCCTGGGCTACCAGTGCTCCGAGAGCGGCATGACGATCGCGGTCGCCGCCGATCACCACCTGGAGACTGAGAACAACTACAGCAAGCGCATCCAGACCGATGACGACCTGGCCAAGATGACGTACCGGATCGATGCCGAGCCGGGCAAGCCGATCGTCCTGACCAAGATGGTCAGCTATCACACCTCCCGCGGCGTCCCGTCCCGCGAGCTGCTGGACCGCTGCCGCCGGACCCTGGACCGGGCCCACGCCGAGGGACTCGAGAAGCAGTTCGAGGACCAGCGCGCCTGGCTGGACGGGTTCTGGGCCCGCTCGGACGTCGAGATCCCCGGTCAGCCCGATGTGCAGCAGGCGACCCGCTGGAACCTGTTCCAGATCGCGCAGGCGTCAGCGCGCGCCGAGGGCACCGGCATCGCGGCCAAGGGGGTCACGGGCTCCGGCTACGGCGGTCACTACTTCTGGGACACCGAGATCTACGTCCTGCCGTTCCTGACCTACACGACGCCGCGCGCGGCGCGCAACGCCCTGCGGTTCCGGTACACGTTGCTCGACGCGGCCCGTCAGCGCGCCAAGCAGATGGCCCAGCAGGGCGCGCTGTTCCCGTGGCGCACGATCAACGGCGAGGAGGCCTCGGCGTACTACGCCGCCGGCACCGCGCAGTACCACATCGACGCCGACGTCTCCTACGCCTTGAGCCAGTACCTCGCAGCCACGGGCGACAACGACTTCCTCGAGCGCGAGGGCATCGACATCCTCGTCGAGACCGCCCGCATGTGGGTCGACCTGGGCTTCTGGCGCAACGAGGAGGACGGCACGTTCCACATCCACGGCGTGACCGGTCCCGACGAGTACACGACGGTCGTCAACGACAACCTGTTCACCAACGTCATGGCCCGGTTCAACCTGCGCCGTGCCGTCTCGGCGGTGCGGACACTGGCCGAGCGCGACGGCGCCGAGTACGAGCGAGTCGTGAAGCGCCTCGACCTGGACGCCTCCGAGGTCGAGGACTGGGAGCGCGCCGCGGCCGACATGGCCATCCCGTACGACGAACACCTGGGCGTCCACCCGCAGGACGAGCACTTCCTGGAGCGCGAGGTCTGGGACCTCGCGAACACCCCGCTGGACAAGCGCCCGCTGCTGCTGAACTACCACCCGCTGGTGATCTATCGCTTCCAGGTGCTCAAGCAGGCCGATGTCGTGCTGGCGCTGTTCCTGCAGGGCGAGCAGTTCACGGCCGAGGAGAAGCGCGCCGACTTCGAGTACTACGACCCGATCACGACGGGTGACTCGACGCTGTCGGCGGTCGTGCAGTCGATCATGGCGGCGGAGGTCGGCTACCACGACCTGGCGCTGCGCTACTTCCGTGCGGCGCTGTACGTCGACCTCGCCGACCGGCACCACAACACCGCCGACGGCGTCCACGTGGCCTCGACCGGTGGTGTGTGGAGCGCGCTGGTCTCCGGCTTCGGTGGCTTCCGCGACCACGGCGGCGTGTTCTCGATCGATCCTCGCCTGCCGGAGTCGTGGGAGTCGCTGACCTACCGCCTGACCCTGCTGGGCAGCCGGGTGCGGGTCACGGTGTTCCCCGATCGCGTCGACATGGCGATCGAGCAAGGGGACGAGGCGACCTTGCACGTCCGCGGCGAGAAGGTCACGGTGCTGGCCGGCGAGCCGGTCTCGGTGCCGCTGGACGGACAGGGCCCGCGCCTGGAGGGCGAGCCGGCCCCCGTGCCGGGACGCCGTCGCGCCGACGGCACGATCATCGCGGCCATCGTCCCCGGCACCTGA